A region of the Cyprinus carpio isolate SPL01 chromosome A14, ASM1834038v1, whole genome shotgun sequence genome:
aattatagatttttcttttaagccaaaaatcattaggatattaagtaaagatcatgttccatgaagatattttgtaaatttcagaccgtaaatatatcaaaactaaatatttgattagtaatatgcattgctaagaattcatttggacaactttaaagatgattttctcaatatttagatttttttgctccctcagattccagattttcaaatagttgtatctcagccaaatattgacatatcctaacaaaccatacatcaatggaaagattatttattcatctttcagatgacgtataaatatcaatttcgaaaaattgacccttatgactggttttgtgctccagggtcacatatgtgaacATTTGTACCTCTCGAGCATCCATCACTGTGCCAACACCGACCGTCAGCGCCATGGTGGGGACTTTAGAGAGATCGCCATCGAAGAAACGAGCGTTAGCCAGAATGGTGTCCATAGCCAGGGTCTTAACACGCGTTCGGGACACCAGACTGGATCCAGGCTCATTGAACGCGATGTGGCCATCAGGTCCAATACCTGCAACACGATTACAAGCCAGCGTTGTTTAATGATGGCACTCACAGGTCACAGGTCAAAGTTCAATCGACTGTCTTACCAATATTAACCGCCAACAAAAAGTTCGATCCCTCCAGCAGCTTTGATTTTGGCTTCAAAGTCCTGACACTCCTTCTCTAGATTGGACGCGTTGCCGTCTAGGATGTGTGCATTTTCTGCTCGGATGTCGATGTGCTTGAAGAAGTTATTCCACATGAATGAATGGTAGCTTTCAGGGTGGTCTCTAGGAAGTCctgtaaacaacaacaaccactTGTACTTAGTTCAGTGTTCAACTAAAACATACGACCCTTGATCCCCAAGCATAAACCAGCACTCACATACCTACATACTCATCCATATTAAACGTTTTCACATACTGAAAAGATATCTCTCCCTTCTTGTGATACTCGATCAGTTTCTTGTAGCATCCAAGCGGAGTGCTTCCTGCAAAACACGGGTTATATGAATAGGATCTAGGATTTCAGATCAACGTGTTTGTGCAAAACagtgaattttttaatttacctGTTGGAAGACCCAGAGTGAAGAATCGGTCAGGACCGGGATTAAACTTCTTGATCCTGTTCCTGATGTATTTGGCAGTCCATTCGCTGACCTGCTCATAGTCATCCAGTATGATGAGCTTCATGGCTTCATCTGTGTCTGAGAGAAGCCAACAggtaaactgtgtgtgtgtgtgtgtgtcacagtccTGCCCTCTCCAGACTTTAGCCCCTAGAGATCAGGGCGGAAGTACAGCTGTAACTATATTATAGGTCATTACTCTTTTTGACACACCAACACATACTGTTCTCAagttaacaacaaacaataatcGGTTGCTCtgagttacaaaaaaatatttatatagaacACGTGACTAGAAAATCGCGATGACCCTGAAATTCATTAAAATCCTCATAAAAGACGCATAAAGAGGTTGTGGTATTGAGTTAATAAACTAAACACTTACCGGATCATATGTTTGTGAGCAGCTCTTCCGGCAGCAGCTCAGAGGAACACGATCATGTGACCGAGAGCAAATGTTGCACTTTTCGCTGTTTGTGTATAAAACACATTGCGTCATCAAAATAGAATTTTAGGAATGATTTAGAAACAATGTATACACTTTAAAATAGCTTATTAATCCGTAAATGCATAGAAGCCACTTTCCAAGCAGAATGCACaatgaaatgcttaaaaaaacaaagaaactattTTAATGTTCAACAAATGGTCTGTGAACGGAGGTGCTTTACCTACAAACACGTTGATCAATGATCACAGGAGGCCAATCTCAATTATGTTAGATGTTTATgttagaataatatatatgtgtgtgtgtatttatatatttatttatgtggaaTATCAAGCTATATCAGGGATGAATGCAAATCCTGGGACACAATTAAATATTACACTTTggtcataataattaaaaaaaaaattactatgaactaaatataatttcaacAGACAGTCAATTTGTTGCATGCTTTACATTTAGtaattaattcaaaaattaaggCCAAAATCCCCATTTAAGAGggatatatttacaatttaagccaaataaatatttgtttttgtggaaagtgccatagaaacacacacacaaaaaattgagAACTTACAATCAGGTGTTTCAAAAGGGTTTAACTGCAAGTAAACTGGATCCGAGATGCGCAAAGGCAAACATAAGAcgttgaatgtgaaaaaaaaaaaaaatcatttataaattatttgccGCACTGGTCACATGG
Encoded here:
- the LOC122147488 gene encoding glucosamine-6-phosphate isomerase 1-like — translated: MKLIILDDYEQVSEWTAKYIRNRIKKFNPGPDRFFTLGLPTGSTPLGCYKKLIEYHKKGEISFQYVKTFNMDEYVGLPRDHPESYHSFMWNNFFKHIDIRAENAHILDGNASNLEKECQDFEAKIKAAGGIELFVGGIGPDGHIAFNEPGSSLVSRTRVKTLAMDTILANARFFDGDLSKVPTMALTVGVGTVMDAREVMILITGSHKAFALYKAIEEGVNHMWTVSAFQQHPQTVFVCDEDATQELRAKQQSKSVKYFKGIMDVHNKMVEEP